From Tripterygium wilfordii isolate XIE 37 chromosome 13, ASM1340144v1, whole genome shotgun sequence, the proteins below share one genomic window:
- the LOC120013886 gene encoding putative zinc transporter At3g08650: MYGTMHFGMKQVLLPLLFSVLLCGCIRAESESENPQKLRSAPHEIVGNVVIDGTGRESIITGQGERKGSYNRVSVSTVALFTLAMAGATGLGAVPFFFVELDPQWAGICNGMAAGVMLAASFDLIQEGQEHGAGSWVVFGILAGGIFILLCKKLLEQYGEVSMLDIKGADAAKVVLVIGIMTLHSFGEGSGVGVSFAGSKGFTQGLLVTLAIAVHNIPEGLAVSMVLASRGVSPQNAMLWSVITSLPQPIVAVPAFICADAFNKFLPFCTGFAAGCMIWMVAAEVLPDAFKEASPSHVASAATISVAFMEALSTFFQNFSHQYSSEDASGFFVSLLFGLGPLLGGIILVAFALSFRLQHALLMGVASGIAFVLGAWRPLQLLLSSKMGFFPMMTLLVMGAAFVNFLSSTVSRLAGRKRASANDLPIGSGFPMSVQTLQSFLSCGAVAVHALAEGLALGVAAPKAYGLGRHMVLPVSLHGLPRGAAVASCIFGATDSWHNSLAAAALIGFMGPTSAIGAILAGIDYSGLDHVMVFACGGLLPSFGRIIRRALSLNAQKSSCGLLIGVGFATLCLTFTKLVCLHTPYCNSAPEAVR; this comes from the exons ATGTACGGAACAATGCATTTTGGAATGAAGCAAGTCCTTTTACCTTTGCTGTTCTCTGTACTGCTCTGTGGTTGTATTAGGGCAGAGTCTGAAAGTGAGAACCCACAGAAGTTGAGATCAGCTCCACACGAAATTGTCGGAAATGTTGTTATAGATGGCACTGGGAGGGAGAGTATTATTACTGGGCAGGGTGAGAGGAAGGGCAGCTACAATAGAGTCTCGGTGTCTACGGTAGCATTGTTTACGTTGGCAATGGCTGGTGCAACTGGTTTAGGGGCAGTGCCTTTCTTCTTTGTGGAGCTTGATCCTCAGTGGGCTGGAATTTGCAATGGAATGGCTGCAGGTGTGATGTTGGCTGCAAGCTTTGACCTTATACAGGAAGGCCAGGAGCATGGTGCTGGCAGTTGGGTTGTGTTTGGAATTCTAGCGGGTGGCATTTTTATATTGCTTTGTAAGAAG TTGCTTGAACAATATGGGGAAGTCAGCATGTTGGATATAAAAGGTGCAGATGCAGCTAAAGTTGTTCTTGTTATTGGAATAATGACACTTCATTCATTTGGAGAGGGCTCTGGTGTTGGAGTTTCTTTTGCTGGCTCAAAAGGTTTCACTCAGGGACTTTTGGTAACATTAGCAATAGCTGTACACAACATACCAGAAGGTTTAGCTGTAAGTATGGTGCTTGCATCGAGGGGTGTCTCTCCACAGAATGCAATGTTATGGAGTGTAATTACATCCTTACCCCAG CCCATTGTTGCAGTGCCTGCATTTATATGTGCCGATGCATTTAACAAATTCCTGCCATTTTGTACTGGCTTTGCTGCTGGGTGTATGATCTGGATGGTTGCTGCTGAGGTGCTTCCTGATGCATTCAAG gAGGCCTCTCCATCTCACGTGGCATCTGCAGCCACAATTTCTGTAGCATTTATGGAAGCTCTCAGCACTTTTTTCCAGAATTTTAGTCATCAATACAG TTCAGAAGATGCTTCTGGCTTCTTTGTTTCATTACTTTTTGGTCTTGGGCCGTTACTTGGGGGCATTATTCTTGTTGCATTTGCACTTTCTTTCCGTCTTCAGCATGCCCTTCTCATGGGTGTCGCATCTGGCATTGCCTTTGTCCTTGGTGCCTGGCGACCACTACAACTACTTCTGTCTTCAAAAATGGGATTTTTCCCCATGATGACGTTGCTTGTTATGGGTGCTGCATTTGTCAATTTTTTAAGTTCCACCGTCTCAAGACTTGCTGGCCGCAAAAGAGCTTCAGCAAATGATTTACCCATAGGATCCGGTTTCCCAATGAGTGTTCAAACCCTTCAGTCGTTCTTATCATGTGGAGCAGTTGCCGTTCATGCTTTGGCCGAGGGGCTTGCCCTTGGAGTGGCTGCACCGAAAGCTTATGGACTTGGTCGGCACATGGTTCTTCCTGTATCTCTCCATGGACTTCCTCGGGGTGCAGCTGTGGCAAGCTGCATTTTTGGGGCCACGGACAGCTGGCACAACTCCCTTGCAGCAGCAGCTCTTATTGGGTTTATGGGCCCAACGTCTGCAATTGGAGCAATACTTGCAGGAATCGACTACAGTGGTCTAGATCATGTGATGGTGTTTGCTTGTGGGGGATTGCTTCCAAGCTTTGGAAGAATCATCAGGAGAGCATTGAGCttgaatgcacaaaaaagtagcTGTGGGCTTTTGATTGGAGTGGGGTTTGCTACTCTCTGTTTAACATTCACCAAGTTGGTTTGCTTACACACACCTTACTGCAATTCTGCTCCTGAGGCTGTAAGATGA